The region GCTTTGCCCTGCGGGGGTAGAGACCTGAGCCCCCTTGTACATTCaggggaggggcagcaagctggtctggatgtctAATccatttagcaagtttgaatgcGTCtgtaggtgctgtggcttgttcgatctgctgcttccagtattcagcctttgcccgtaCGATGGCCTTCCGGAGTTGTTTatagtcggggttttgttgatatcttgtttggtgtagtatgtctgttagttctggagtccaccatggggtcctggggagtctgcgagtattgtatcttgatgcgcctTGAATTGctagctgggatatctggaccagttgctcGGCTAGTAGGTTaattggtagggttgggtcaggcgggcttgccagggttctggctttctcccagttggtaGAGCCAAGCTTGTGAATAGGAGAAGGCTCGTCTTGctccagtattattccaattgttgcatggtcgcttggagtctttagatggtcttccactagggcccttagtggtaTGTTAGAGAAGACTAGGTCTAGGGTATTTGGTCCACGGGtaggggtgcctggctcgaggcgaagttccagctcgtgggcatcaagccagtctaatagtcctgttgcgccaggtgtgacagcatgagactcagtatctggctgccagaatgggtgccgggtattgaagtctcctgctaggatggtgATCTCTGGTGGGGtatatcctaggagtgtggaaagtgtagagggtgttgagccagcaccagcaggggcaactgggtcATTAGGGGGCCGATAAACAttgataatagtaaggcctgccgtgtagattgtggtgataTCCGGAGAGATAGGTTCcgggagggaatgggctgggagatcccttcgtACCATATGTTAGAGTTCTGGGcctggcagtccatcgggttgggggactgaacagctgatatcgtgggtgggtcttggttaggtgttttgctgtatttgtccaaggttcttggacaaggatgatatctgcttcaaaggagagtagcaggtcatgtgcagcgcccccccttcctacatTGGCTTGTAGaattttcatagttcaggggagggcagggtttggtttaagagctcctgggtgagctgtcttgtaggctggctTGTAGTTTGGGTACTGTCTGCTTGTTGTTTAGAactttcagctttcttctgttcctgttggaaggcaagccggcCAGCCTTgcggatagcagctagagcatcctTCGAGAGGCGGGTAATAATGTTCCTCTGGAcatggggtctggctgggcattttgggaagtctgctgcatgtgggccgcagcagttgatacactgtACATGGCAGTTATGATCTTGTTTTgaggatccgcaggagatgcaTCGGTCACTAGAGCggcaggcccttgtatcgTGGAAGCGGTAgcatcgggtgcattgcaaaggcctttgcttggggcgagtgggccttgataggccagacaagccaaagagttgcagggggtgttgtagcttttttggaaaggctatgactgctgtgatagagtccctctctactgggtgttttgagagcttggccatgagagGCTTAATGCCAGtaatgcgctctgcttccatgctAATGTCTGCAATTGTTgtatctatccatccatctagggaccagagttgttttgggatccgggagacaataacctggtggTACTCTGTTGGAATTTCAAAgtacccatccccagctaggcttgcagccttctctgatagtaggaaagccttgccctgttctgttgtagtgATTGCATACCCGGTTGATATTACTTGTACCTGTGTGATCCCGTccggaaccttcccagcaagggtgacccggatgccatgtggtccaatagctcggaggctggaggaggccgggaggcggaggaagatgcggtggtcagtcttgtttgactgcttcagccttcgttgtgctgtttgcttggcttgcatatgGTGTTcaggggcaatagtttgccagttcccctggccagttcttggagctgttagggatgcccaggttgtaggctgcgaggtttgcctGTTCAGGGGGCTtttggaagcttcaggagtgggaggatggtttggctgttccatctgtctgggtggctgtgggggtgcaaccACAGGCATctgagaaatctgctgaggggagtcctgctttgcaagggtgacgaatctggctgcaagctcccgggccaggtctcttgggcggccctgtagggaggagacagttagatctagagctttggcaagggaggtcatggctagtttccaatcatgaagaagggctagctggtcgtctgctaccatgccgACCTGTTCGCAGATCGACGGGGCTTGCGGCGtatgggatacagggactggagctgcagtgggagtcttctgcggggagaataaggcccttctcttcagggagttccggggtaggggggtcggggtggtaggtcctgagggggggtcagagttttcacccaggagcggagtcgccggacgggttccgcctgggggggagatatccacctccatgggg is a window of Aspergillus nidulans FGSC A4 chromosome VI DNA encoding:
- a CDS encoding uncharacterized protein (transcript_id=CADANIAT00010308), which translates into the protein MEVDISPPGGTRPATPLLGENSDPPSGPTTPTPLPRNSLKRRALFSPQKTPTAAPVPVSHTPQAPSICEQVGMVADDQLALLHDWKLAMTSLAKALDLTVSSLQGRPRDLARELAARFVTLAKQDSPQQISQMPVVAPPQPPRQMEQPNHPPTPEASKSPLNRQTSQPTTWASLTAPRTGQGNWQTIAPEHHMQAKQTAQRRLKQSNKTDHRIFLRLPASSSLRAIGPHGIRVTLAGKVPDGITQVQVISTGYAITTTEQGKAFLLSEKAASLAGDGYFEIPTEYHQVIVSRIPKQLWSLDGWIDTTIADISMEAERITGIKPLMAKLSKHPVERDSITAVIAFPKKLQHPLQLFGLSGLSRPTRPKQRPLQCTRCYRFHDTRACRSSDRCISCGSSKQDHNCHVQCINCCGPHAADFPKCPARPHVQRNIITRLSKDALAAIRKAGRLAFQQEQKKAESSKQQADTHSLPEPISPDITTIYTAGLTIINVYRPPNDPVAPAGAGSTPSTLSTLLGYTPPEITILAGDFNTRHPFWQPDTESHAVTPGATGLLDWLDAHELELRLEPGTPTRGPNTLDLVFSNIPLRALVEDHLKTPSDHATIGIILEQDEPSPIHKLGSTNWEKARTLASPPDPTLPINLLAEQLVQISQLAIQGASRYNTRRLPRTPWWTPELTDILHQTRYQQNPDYKQLRKAIVRAKAEYWKQQIEQATAPTDAFKLAKWIRHPDQLAAPPLNVQGGSGLYPRRAKQMPSSVTS